TGCGATCATATCTTTATGCAGCTGGATCTGGCCTGCTTGTAAATTACGTTTGGCATTTACAATGCTTGAAAACTCCCGACACGCCTTATCGAAATCGTCGTTAATGATCAAATAATCATATTCATTATAATGCGACATTTCAGATTGAGCTTGTTGCATGCGTTTGTTAATGATCTCACTGCTATCTTGGCCACGTGTTTGTAAGCGTTTCTCTAACTCAACACGGCTCGGTGGCAGAATGAAAATGCCCACCGCGTCTGGCATCATTTCTCGGACTTGGCGTGCGCCTTGCCAATCAATATCTAAAAAGACATCGATACCTTGTTGCAGTGCTTGTTCAATGTTAACGCGTGATGTGCCGTAGTGATTACTGAACACTTTTGCCCATTCAAAAAAAGAATTACTATCAATGAGTTGTTGAAATTGTGCAAGGTCGACAAAGTGATAATGCTCACCGTCGCGTTCACCTTTACGGGGTGCGCGTGTAGTATGCGATACGGAAACTTGTAATTGCCATGCTCGTTTTTCTGCTAATAACGCATTAATAAGGCTGGATTTTCCAGCGCCACTTGGGGCCGATATAATATAAAGCGTGCCAACTTGGGACATAAATCTATCTTCCTGATCGAGTATATTTGATGGGCGCGGATTATCGCCTATTTTGAGGGGAATGTCCTTTTTATATCAAAAATAGAAGCAAAAAAAAGAAGACAATAATGTCTCCTTGTTAATTTTTTGATCGCCAAGATTAATCGACAAAAAGGTGCTTAATGTTCTCAAGATCTTTTTTGCCTTCAAGCAGTTCTTCTCGACTTAACCCAGAGACTTCATGTGGAAATACCAACCATTCATCAGACTCGTGAATATAATAATCAGGTACGATATCAACCATTTTATTTTTAGGTTTGTAATAAGGCGTCGCAATACGCACATCGTTAGGCATATTCAAGCGCATTTTTTCAAAAAGTTTATCTTTTAAAGCCACCACGCTACGACCAGAGTCAAATACATCATCGACAATCAATAAAGCATCATCGGCATTAGCATGTTTAACAATATAATCTAAACCGTGTACTTTAATGATTTTACTTTGTTGGTTGATCCCATAATAAGAAGAGGTTCGCACTGCAATATGATCCGTTTCTACTTTTTTAAAGTCGAAAAATTCTTGTACGGCAATACCAATGGGTGCGCCTCCACGCCAAATCCCTACAATAAATTGTGGACGAAAACCACTCTCAAATACTTGAGATGCCAAGAGAAA
The sequence above is a segment of the Psychromonas sp. CNPT3 genome. Coding sequences within it:
- a CDS encoding phosphoribosyltransferase, giving the protein MSDKVFISAQTLLEDSFLLASQVFESGFRPQFIVGIWRGGAPIGIAVQEFFDFKKVETDHIAVRTSSYYGINQQSKIIKVHGLDYIVKHANADDALLIVDDVFDSGRSVVALKDKLFEKMRLNMPNDVRIATPYYKPKNKMVDIVPDYYIHESDEWLVFPHEVSGLSREELLEGKKDLENIKHLFVD
- the gmk gene encoding guanylate kinase, which translates into the protein MSQVGTLYIISAPSGAGKSSLINALLAEKRAWQLQVSVSHTTRAPRKGERDGEHYHFVDLAQFQQLIDSNSFFEWAKVFSNHYGTSRVNIEQALQQGIDVFLDIDWQGARQVREMMPDAVGIFILPPSRVELEKRLQTRGQDSSEIINKRMQQAQSEMSHYNEYDYLIINDDFDKACREFSSIVNAKRNLQAGQIQLHKDMIANLLK